CGTCGCTGTGCATGACAGAAATTACTTCCCATATCCAGTTTACAGTCCAAACCGGGAAAAGATATGACGCATGAACCGGGAATGCAAGGAAAAGACCTGACAGTCCAATGATTCCCATGCCCCAGAAGACCGCCCAGTAGTCAAATTTATGGATATAGCTGTATCTGCCGAACTGCGGCTTCTCTTTGCTTAATCCGAAAAAGTACAGCATATTTTTGATGAGATCAAATACATCCTTCGGGAGCGGGATAATGGTTGTGTCCTTGCGCACCTTCATTTTGCCTGTTGCCAGACTGTATCCCAAATAAAGGACATGCCAGGTAAAATCCAGAAGCATTGTAATGCCGGCAATGCGATGAATTATCCCTGCTGTTTCAGGGCCGCCCCATATTCCTATCCACCATTTTGAATAGTGTTCAACCTCTGGATATTTCAAGGCCCAGCCGGTAAAGGCGAGGAGTAAAAACGTTGTAAAAAGAATTACATGCTGAATTCTCTCAATGAGATTGAACCGCTGATATTCCTTTCGGACCTCATTACTCATGATGCTCCTCCTTTTTTCTAAAGACCCTGTCCCTGATTTCCGCAAATGCCTCAAGAATTACGTGACCAACAATAAATACAAATACAGACACTAAAAGAACTGTCAAACTTTTTCCAAAGTAATATGGGATGGGATTATCCTTGCCAATGGGTTTATGGGTGATTGCGGCGACGAACTTCTTGGTAGCTCCCTTATGGCACTTCCCGCAGGTTTCCGTCCTGTTATTCCATGCAACAGGGGACATCGGCTCTTCATACTGCTTTACATCGTGATAGCTGTGGCAATCTGTGCAGACAGGTGCATTTTGATGCCCCAGTATATATTTTTTACCATGGAAACTCTCATAATACCTTTCAAGTATATGTGTCCCCAAATTATATTTTTTCGCCAATTCTTTCTTTTCGTGGCACTTGCCGCAGGTCCTGACAACACTCTTTTTGTTAATGGTTGAAGTTTCTGTTTTTTTAGATGTGATATAGTGAGGCGAGCCGTGACAGTCTATGCAGGAAGCTCCGTCAGACTGTTTTTTCTGTATTACATTGCTGCCGTGAATGCTGTTCTGCCACGATTTATAAATATCACCATGACATTCCGAACATGCAGCAAGGGCTACGGGGTCAACCTTTGCCTTGTGCGATATTTTGCTTGCCAATACAGCAATGTCCTTTGGAACATCACCCATTGCTGTTGGTTTATGAGGATTCATGCCAAACTGTTTGTGGCATGCGATACAGTCAAATCCTCCGTGAATAGATTGTGAATATCTCTCACCGTCCACATTCACATCAACCAAATTACCTTTTTCTGTACGTATCTTGCCCTTCATCGCGCTATGGCAGGCAAGACAGTTAATCCCCGTTAGAAAGCCCTGCTTTTCTAACGGGGTAAAGGTTTCGGCATTTGCAGAATAGCTGAAACAAAACAGGAAAAAGCATAAAAAAACTATCACTGAAACCCTTCTCATGTAACCCCCTCTTAGTTCAGAGATGTGTCCAACTATTTTAAATAGCGGTTTATTATACATAACTACCCAACCCAACCCATAATTTGTGAAATAAAAAATAGTAATTAAACCTTTAGACAAAATTATTAACCCCAAAAGAGAGGGGGATATTCACCCCCTCTCTTTAAACGGAATATATACCCAAATCCAGCGATAAAAATTGTCATTGCGAGTGTAACGAAGCAATCTCGCCTTTTCCGATAAGATTGCCACGCACCCTTCGGGTGCTCGCAATGACAGAACCTCACCTGAGAACAACTATTGAGTTTTGGTTTTTAATTCTTGCTGCCCATCTTTATCTTCCCGTGCTCTATTCGTGAATGACACCACAGGCAGTCAATCTGCTTTTGCGTAACATGCTTTTCGTGAACGAATTTAATATCCTGATACATTTCTGTCTTTTCTATGTGGCAAAAATAACATCTATCTTTTGGAGTCTCACCATCGCCTTTTGTTATTTCTATATGACACTGGCTGCATTTACGGCCTGCCTTCAGCGCCTGTTCATGTGAAAAGGTCCTGCCCTTTACCACTATAGGCTGTTTTGGTGATGAATGGCATGAAGGGCAGCCTGTAACAGCCTTATCATGCGTAACTCCCTTGAAATGGCATAGGAAACATACATTCGTAGATACCTTTACATGTTCTCCCTGAACTATATCTGAATGGCAGCTTCTGCAGTGAAGTTTTATTCCTCTTTTCATCTCTGTGAAATGCGGCTTATGGTCAAAGTTTATACCCCTCTTTGTGAATATGACTTTTGATTCTACCAGTCTCTTATCATGACATCCGGACTGAAGACAGTTTTTATCCGGGACATTGGTTAAAGGACGGGGATTATATCCTCCTGCTAAAAACCTGAATTGTCCTGCGAGCGCGGCAGTAAGTGTATATTCATGGCATTTAAGACACGGTACTTTGTTGTGAGTAGAAGTCTCCCACTTTTTGTAAAACGGCGCCATATAATGGCATACCTTGCAATTTTGGGGAGAAGGGAATACGGCATTGTTTACATATAAGAATACTCCTGTCATCACTATGACAAAAACTAAAAGTCCTAAAAAGACCTTCTTGTTCATATTTGCCCCCCTTTTTTAAAAAATTTCACTTCTTTCCGTTCTTTGAGAAATATGTCAAAACATATCCGATGACAGTGCCTGCCAGTGAGCCAATGACAATCAAGAGGGCAGCTGCACATAAAAT
The DNA window shown above is from Nitrospirota bacterium and carries:
- a CDS encoding cytochrome b/b6 domain-containing protein, yielding MSNEVRKEYQRFNLIERIQHVILFTTFLLLAFTGWALKYPEVEHYSKWWIGIWGGPETAGIIHRIAGITMLLDFTWHVLYLGYSLATGKMKVRKDTTIIPLPKDVFDLIKNMLYFFGLSKEKPQFGRYSYIHKFDYWAVFWGMGIIGLSGLFLAFPVHASYLFPVWTVNWIWEVISVMHSDEALLAIVFILFWHFYNEHLKWDKFPMSMTWITGRISIEQMKHEHPLEYKLEFEDKKGENK